Proteins encoded together in one Gemmatimonadota bacterium window:
- a CDS encoding insulinase family protein, with translation MKARHSSATSGALLAALIGACVSPLPGQSTAYAAVSVDDGNRAPLVVIGTRLPIGSRHDAAGLEGTAWLLGKTLAAQTNATLGAEAEVTVDVGRSTTLFILTVLPSAWQVAWATFEQTLFEATVDSAAFERERSTLSRQLLFQRGSPALDSERRSVQLVASASSPWARPARGTRESLEALTIHDAQLLRRHEYSAASSVVAAVGLGDNPVLRDQPPRLVTSPPDGPAWT, from the coding sequence ATGAAGGCACGTCACTCGTCAGCCACATCGGGAGCGTTGCTCGCCGCGCTGATCGGCGCCTGCGTTTCGCCCCTTCCAGGCCAATCCACCGCCTACGCCGCGGTGAGCGTCGACGACGGAAACCGGGCCCCGCTCGTCGTCATTGGCACCCGTCTGCCGATCGGTTCGCGGCACGATGCGGCGGGCCTCGAAGGAACCGCGTGGCTGCTCGGCAAGACTCTGGCCGCCCAGACGAACGCGACGCTGGGTGCGGAGGCTGAGGTCACGGTCGATGTCGGCAGGTCGACGACGCTGTTCATCCTGACCGTGCTGCCCAGCGCGTGGCAGGTCGCGTGGGCGACCTTCGAGCAGACTCTCTTCGAAGCGACAGTCGACTCGGCCGCGTTCGAGCGGGAGCGGTCTACGCTGTCCAGACAGCTGCTTTTCCAGAGAGGATCCCCGGCGCTGGACTCCGAGCGGAGGTCGGTGCAGCTCGTGGCGTCGGCTTCCAGCCCATGGGCCCGGCCCGCGCGCGGCACGCGCGAGTCTCTCGAGGCGCTGACGATTCACGACGCGCAACTCCTCCGCCGTCACGAATACTCGGCAGCATCTTCGGTGGTCGCCGCAGTGGGCCTGGGCGACAACCCGGTCTTGCGTGATCAGCCGCCCCGCCTCGTGACCTCCCCGCCCGACGGACCAGCGTGGACCG